From the genome of Nasonia vitripennis strain AsymCx chromosome 1, Nvit_psr_1.1, whole genome shotgun sequence, one region includes:
- the nAChRa9 gene encoding nicotinic acetylcholine receptor alpha 9 subunit precursor, translating into MRLSLVLLLLAAVGLCRAATDTCNILSAKSPTLRLKRHLFCEYDTSIRPVLSKNTAVNVSVVIRPMLMNFIDDKSTFILHAWISFEWTDQHLTWKPEDFDGVQETRVKSDEIWVPDFALYNSGDMETSQTGIPETLCQLSHTGSVICLPSIKYKTLCESDFTYWPYDKQTCTLRMGSWTHTGEEISFDFKNSSIDMSNYRENNEWKILNYTASKKNPKYSCCPNETFPSLLLDFELARHPTMLHAAYITPAVVLMVITLTVLWLDSRSVERISLAAVNFICHLLCINDLHWMVPVNGSYGSPHILLFFRDSMVLATFAMVVTTLLRKLQSTKVAPPGWIVATVTIVASNRAGRFLLLDDNNVAGDDKQLVSNNNSGSGDVEENVSVFAAKTDANESWRKLAIIIEWLAFIATAFTYIMLIILLVPSPVSWK; encoded by the exons ATGAGGCTGTCACTGGTGCTGTTGCTGCTCGCGGCGGTAGGACTCTGTCGCGCGGCTACGGACACCTGCAACATCCTCAGCGCCAAGTCGCCGACGCTGAGGCTCAAGAGGCACCTGTTCTGCGAATACGACACTTCGATAAGACCGGTCTTGTCTAAGAACACGGCCGTCAACGTCTCTGTTGTCATCAGGCCTATGCTTATGAACTTT ATCGATGACAAGAGCACGTTTATTCTACACGCTTGGATAAGTTTt GAATGGACGGATCAACACCTGACGTGGAAGCCCGAGGATTTCGATGGGGTCCAGGAGACCCGAGTGAAAAGCGATGAGATTTGGGTACCCGATTTCGCACTCTACAACTC aggGGACATGGAAACTTCGCAAACAGGCATACCCGAGACTCTTTGCCAACTGTCCCACACCGGATCAGTAATTTGTTTGCCATCGATCAAGTACAAGACCCTGTGTGAGTCGGATTTCACGTATTGGCCTTATGACAAGCAGACTTGCACACTTAGGATGGGCTCGTGGACCCATACCGGTGAAGAGATAAGCTTCGACTTTAAAAACTCATCG ATCGATATGTCGAACTATCGTGAAAACAACGAGTGGAAAATTTTGAACTACACGGCCAGTAAGAAGAATCCAAAGTACTCTTGCTGCCCGAATGAAACTTTCCCGTCATTGCTCTTGGATTTCGAGCTTGCAAGGCACCCTACTATGTTACACGCAGCTTACATCACTCCGGCTGTTG TTCTTATGGTCATCACGTTGACAGTCTTGTGGCTAGACTCGCGTTCAGTTGAAAGAATCTCACTCGCCGCAGTGAATTTTATCTGCCATTTGCTATGCATCAACGATCTACACTGGATGGTACCGGTCAATGGATCGTATGGATCTCCACATATAT TGCTTTTCTTCCGAGACTCGATGGTATTGGCGACGTTCGCAATGGTCGTGACGACGTTGCTGCGAAAGCTACAGTCGACCAAAGTTGCGCCACCAGGCTGGATAGTAGCGACGGTAACGATCGTCGCGAGCAACAGAGCAGGACGATTCCTCCTACTGGACGATAATAACGTGGCCGGTGACGACAAGCAGCTCgtcagcaacaacaacagcggcTCCGGCGACGTCGAGGAGAACGTCTCTGTTTTTGCGGCTAAGACTGATGCTAACGAATCTTGGAGAAAGCTCGCCATCATCATCGAATGGCTTGCGTTCATAGCCACAGCTTTCACGTACATCATGCTCATTATTTTGCTCGTGCCGTCGCCCGTAAGCTGGAAATAG
- the LOC116415797 gene encoding uncharacterized protein LOC116415797, which yields MVFNTIKYKNFIIKLNFAVLMALTLCTLRMHFHSHERMVVSSISFICHLIYIQRVHWNIPHNGNIAPNLSFLKKDSSFLIMAFVMILMVLLRELHALKSPTPQWLSSKMSLIQQSKVGQLLLLSILDPKASAFLEVSSDNNDNIVDGGTDDEPKPEVNMHSTWNCVALIVGWFAFILIFFA from the exons ATGGTATTCAacacaataaaatataagaatttcATCATTAAGTTGAATTTTGCAGTCTTAATGGCATTGACGCTGTGCACGCTACGGATGCATTTTCATTCGCACGAACGAATGGTAGTATCCAGCATAAGCTTTATTTGCCATCTGATATACATACAGCGTGTCCATTGGAACATTCCTCACAACGGCAATATTGCGCCAAATCTTT CTTTTCTAAAAAAGGAT AGTTCCTTCCTGATAATGGCCTTCGTTATGATCCTGATGGTGCTGCTGCGCGAGCTTCACGCTCTCAAGTCTCCAACACCCCAGTGGCTATCCTCCAAGATGTCCTTGATTCAGCAGAGCAAAGTCGGACAACTGCTGCTCCTGAGTATCCTTGATCCCAAGGCTTCGGCCTTTCTTGAGGTTTCGTCCGATAACAACGACAACATCGTTGACGGTGGCACCGACGACGAACCCAAACCTGAGGTTAACATGCACAGCACTTGGAACTGCGTTGCTCTGATTGTCGGatggttcgccttcattcttatatttttcgcaTAG